Proteins found in one Kangiella sediminilitoris genomic segment:
- a CDS encoding uroporphyrinogen-III C-methyltransferase, producing the protein MSKKDKEIIDAENSKDETSSEPQQPETDTENNPTVEETAADSAFEENSEDPGSIDDAEKDKAKSSSGLKFVKLFIFLVVLAAIAYAVYFGWEKWQDYQTQTHKADQVDLIQQQLKQQQQSFESALQQQKNQMQALQSNLSQSQARISQLQQQLSSTQSKIQALSSNKQQDWLFNEAQYLLREASNKLSFTNDAASIISLLQAADSVLSQINDGSLTDLRQAISRDINAVRSSGNLDIEGVAIAIETLKSDLLQLELASIQLQSNEPQADTAVAETDISSWQHFKNSISKAASKYYTVHHFEESVRPFISPERDRLLRENIALNLQTAQLAALQNNQSLYLANLQQVNVWVAEYFKQKSSTTSAFIQQLEELLEQSVELNLPSQLQSYKLISELSKQKVDQWLEESETANEESTQETSTTEEEPSA; encoded by the coding sequence ATGAGCAAAAAGGATAAAGAAATCATAGATGCTGAAAACTCCAAAGATGAAACCTCGTCGGAGCCCCAGCAACCTGAAACTGATACAGAGAATAATCCTACTGTTGAAGAGACAGCGGCAGATTCGGCTTTTGAGGAAAACTCCGAAGATCCTGGCAGCATCGATGACGCCGAAAAAGACAAAGCTAAATCTAGTTCTGGTCTTAAGTTCGTTAAATTGTTTATTTTTCTCGTCGTACTTGCTGCGATAGCATACGCCGTCTATTTTGGCTGGGAAAAATGGCAGGATTATCAGACGCAGACTCACAAAGCCGATCAGGTCGACTTGATCCAGCAGCAATTAAAACAGCAACAGCAATCGTTTGAAAGTGCTTTACAGCAGCAAAAGAATCAAATGCAGGCATTACAAAGCAACCTATCTCAAAGCCAAGCCCGCATTAGTCAGCTACAGCAACAATTAAGCTCTACCCAGAGCAAAATTCAGGCATTAAGCTCTAATAAACAACAAGACTGGCTATTTAACGAAGCTCAATATCTGCTCAGAGAAGCCTCCAATAAACTCAGCTTCACTAATGATGCTGCTTCCATTATTTCTCTGCTACAGGCCGCTGATAGCGTTCTATCACAAATTAATGATGGCTCATTAACTGACTTACGTCAGGCCATCAGTCGCGATATCAATGCTGTCAGATCAAGCGGCAATCTAGACATTGAAGGGGTAGCTATTGCTATTGAAACTCTCAAGTCAGACCTTTTACAATTAGAATTAGCCAGCATTCAGTTACAATCTAATGAACCGCAGGCCGATACAGCTGTAGCTGAAACTGACATATCCAGCTGGCAACACTTCAAGAACTCTATTTCTAAGGCAGCCAGTAAATATTATACGGTTCACCATTTTGAAGAGTCAGTTCGCCCCTTCATAAGTCCTGAGCGTGATCGACTGTTGCGAGAGAATATTGCTCTTAACCTGCAAACTGCTCAGCTGGCTGCTTTACAAAATAACCAGTCTCTCTACTTAGCTAATCTGCAACAGGTAAACGTTTGGGTTGCAGAATACTTTAAACAAAAATCTTCTACTACCAGCGCTTTCATCCAACAGCTTGAAGAACTGCTGGAGCAATCCGTTGAACTTAATTTACCGTCGCAACTTCAGTCCTATAAGCTGATAAGTGAGTTATCAAAGCAGAAGGTAGACCAGT
- a CDS encoding uroporphyrinogen-III synthase produces MDRACQVIVTRPSPFGEELCEVLDNYHFKATHCPLITFQANTDTDYTTRIKQLNQCTSWIFVSRQAVNFCLEDLSANQLSTLQELSKQKSIIAVGPSTADSLASFGFHAMTPDTPDSEGMISLLKKHQLHDQPACLIRGNQGRELLQQFFADDQLTIMPVYKRVPTSHTFPSLMENTAVVVTSGQLLELAERLLHKQSSARQPAIIAGSERIADKARQLGYTNCYTANSAANSDLIKACILWRNDVT; encoded by the coding sequence GTGGATAGAGCTTGTCAGGTCATCGTGACACGACCTTCGCCTTTTGGGGAAGAGCTGTGCGAAGTGTTGGATAATTACCATTTTAAAGCGACACACTGTCCGCTGATTACATTTCAAGCTAATACGGACACTGACTATACAACCCGCATTAAACAACTTAACCAATGTACTAGTTGGATATTCGTTAGCCGTCAGGCAGTTAACTTCTGCCTGGAAGACCTTTCCGCTAATCAGCTTTCGACCCTTCAAGAGCTAAGCAAACAAAAAAGTATTATTGCAGTGGGGCCTTCGACGGCAGACTCTCTTGCCAGTTTCGGCTTTCATGCCATGACACCCGATACCCCTGATAGCGAAGGTATGATATCACTTCTAAAGAAACATCAACTCCATGATCAGCCCGCCTGTCTTATACGCGGTAATCAGGGGAGAGAATTACTGCAGCAGTTTTTTGCCGACGATCAACTTACTATTATGCCGGTCTACAAGCGCGTCCCAACCTCACATACATTCCCGTCCTTAATGGAAAATACCGCTGTCGTTGTAACCAGTGGTCAACTACTCGAATTGGCAGAACGCCTACTTCACAAACAATCATCCGCCCGACAGCCAGCGATTATCGCAGGTAGTGAACGTATTGCGGATAAAGCTCGACAACTGGGTTACACTAATTGTTATACTGCTAACAGTGCAGCAAATTCCGATTTAATAAAAGCCTGCATTTTGTGGAGAAATGACGTAACTTAA
- the hemC gene encoding hydroxymethylbilane synthase, with the protein MNRTTLRIATRQSPLALWQAEYIQQRLQQYHSNLTVELVPMTTKGDKILGTPLSKIGGKGLFVKELEQAMLEDRADIAVHSMKDVPYRFPEGLELKVICEREDPSDAFVSNEYKTLDDLPHGATVGTSSLRRKVQIKSLRPDLNITDLRGNVGTRLSKLDMGHYDAIILASAGLIRLKLADRIASRFAPEQLLPAPGQGAVGIEARSNDPELDALLAPLQDEETTYRVRAERVITQTLQASCSVPIAAFSTVSNGILSLRALVGGIDNQMIEAEAEGPLSEAQDIGTTVAESLLSQGAKEMIAALGESGD; encoded by the coding sequence ATGAACAGAACTACCCTGCGTATCGCCACGCGTCAAAGCCCTTTGGCTTTATGGCAAGCCGAATATATCCAGCAACGCCTTCAGCAATATCACTCCAATTTAACGGTTGAGCTGGTTCCTATGACTACTAAGGGAGACAAAATTCTTGGCACTCCCTTAAGTAAAATTGGCGGCAAAGGTTTGTTTGTAAAAGAACTCGAACAGGCAATGCTGGAGGACCGCGCTGATATTGCCGTCCACTCAATGAAAGATGTGCCTTATCGATTCCCAGAAGGTCTTGAACTCAAGGTTATCTGTGAGAGAGAGGATCCTAGCGACGCTTTTGTATCCAATGAGTACAAGACTCTCGACGATCTGCCTCACGGAGCTACCGTTGGTACCTCCAGTTTGCGACGTAAGGTACAGATAAAGTCACTACGACCTGATTTAAATATTACCGATTTACGGGGCAACGTTGGGACACGTCTTTCCAAACTTGATATGGGTCATTACGATGCCATTATCCTTGCTTCTGCTGGTCTAATTCGCCTTAAACTTGCTGACAGGATTGCCAGTCGTTTCGCTCCAGAGCAACTTTTGCCTGCTCCGGGCCAAGGCGCAGTTGGAATCGAAGCCCGCAGCAATGATCCAGAACTTGATGCCCTGTTAGCGCCGCTACAGGATGAGGAAACAACCTATCGTGTAAGGGCCGAACGAGTCATTACTCAAACTTTACAGGCCAGCTGTTCAGTCCCCATCGCTGCTTTCTCTACAGTTTCTAACGGTATTTTATCCCTTCGCGCCTTAGTCGGAGGAATCGATAATCAGATGATCGAAGCAGAAGCTGAAGGCCCGCTCTCTGAGGCCCAGGATATCGGTACAACAGTTGCCGAGTCTCTCCTCAGCCAAGGGGCCAAAGAAATGATCGCGGCTCTAGGTGAAAGTGGGGACTAG
- a CDS encoding LytR/AlgR family response regulator transcription factor, with product MKTIIVDDEKPARERIRRLLADYPNVDVVAEASNGEDALNKIQQQQPQLVFLDISMPVMNGVELARILSQDHPTLHIIFTTAYDQYALDAFDVSATDYLLKPIRKERLSKALSKIMTLHQDEPFITVRERDGVRKVLLKNIIYLHSDQKYVEIHIKGQTLLSSDSLKDLEQRYPNIFLRVHRSTLVNRLHFYGIEQDDGQCVALLRNCEIKPVISRRHQAEARQFLQTSGD from the coding sequence ATGAAAACCATAATCGTCGATGATGAAAAGCCCGCCCGTGAGCGTATTCGTCGTCTACTGGCAGATTACCCCAATGTGGACGTTGTTGCAGAGGCCAGTAATGGAGAAGATGCGCTAAATAAGATACAGCAACAGCAGCCCCAGCTAGTCTTCCTTGATATCTCTATGCCGGTGATGAACGGTGTTGAGCTTGCTCGTATTCTGAGTCAGGACCATCCTACTTTGCATATTATTTTTACAACAGCTTACGACCAGTATGCACTGGATGCTTTTGATGTCAGTGCTACTGACTACCTGTTAAAGCCAATTCGCAAAGAACGACTCAGCAAAGCCCTGTCAAAGATTATGACCCTCCATCAGGACGAACCATTTATTACCGTACGTGAGCGAGATGGGGTCCGGAAGGTATTATTAAAAAATATTATTTACCTACACTCGGATCAAAAATACGTCGAAATTCATATAAAAGGACAAACTTTACTTAGCAGCGACAGTTTAAAGGATCTAGAGCAGCGATATCCCAATATTTTCCTGCGAGTACACCGTTCAACCTTGGTTAATCGCCTTCACTTTTATGGGATCGAGCAAGATGATGGTCAATGTGTGGCCCTGCTTAGAAACTGTGAAATAAAGCCCGTAATCAGTCGCCGCCATCAAGCGGAAGCCCGTCAGTTTTTACAGACAAGTGGCGACTAA
- a CDS encoding sensor histidine kinase, whose amino-acid sequence MPKGDSTISSSEQLPDFCQAATLHLTVIASVLLALILSFLSPQWHINFWQHLSLHALFTLWTSLTSLALLCLLRRYVIKNYMRTVSLQRFSAMAIGIIVLVTLCYSLVISFYLSEKPSVWFLLRNLFIAFIVSGVFFRYYYLRAESLRRIRSEAEARVQALQSRIRPHFLFNSLNTLANLAVVDPEKTEHMILDMADIFRASMKRSDVLIPFKEERQLCLQYLGLEKQRLGDRLRVEWQVNNIADNLMVPPLILQPLLENAVYHGVQKHPDGGTICIKGVSYREHIQLEITNPLAPEDSDHHKGNSMALNNIQQRLDVLYGNKGQLTYHQSQGQFYCVLKIPKQVHQPSS is encoded by the coding sequence ATGCCTAAAGGGGATTCCACAATTTCAAGCAGCGAACAGTTACCAGACTTTTGTCAGGCGGCTACCTTGCACCTGACCGTCATTGCCAGTGTACTATTAGCGTTAATCCTTAGTTTTTTATCTCCACAGTGGCATATTAACTTTTGGCAACACCTCAGCCTGCACGCGCTATTTACGCTATGGACATCACTTACCAGCTTGGCCTTACTCTGTTTGTTGCGTCGATACGTCATTAAAAACTATATGCGTACAGTATCGCTTCAGCGATTTTCCGCAATGGCGATTGGCATCATTGTTCTGGTCACACTGTGCTACAGTCTTGTCATCAGCTTTTATCTTAGCGAGAAACCTTCGGTCTGGTTCCTTCTACGAAACCTTTTTATTGCATTTATCGTCAGCGGAGTGTTTTTTCGATACTACTACCTCAGAGCAGAAAGTTTACGCCGCATACGCTCAGAAGCTGAAGCGCGAGTACAAGCCCTGCAATCTAGAATTCGGCCGCACTTTCTTTTTAACAGCTTAAATACACTGGCCAATCTGGCCGTCGTTGATCCTGAAAAAACTGAACATATGATCCTCGATATGGCCGATATTTTCAGAGCCAGCATGAAACGCTCTGACGTTCTCATTCCTTTTAAAGAAGAACGGCAACTATGCCTGCAGTATCTTGGTCTCGAAAAACAACGACTTGGCGATCGGTTGCGAGTCGAATGGCAGGTAAACAATATCGCAGATAACCTGATGGTGCCTCCTCTAATTTTGCAACCATTGCTCGAAAATGCGGTATACCACGGTGTTCAAAAGCATCCAGATGGTGGCACTATATGTATTAAGGGTGTCAGTTATCGTGAACATATACAGCTGGAAATAACAAACCCTCTAGCGCCAGAGGACAGCGACCACCATAAAGGGAATTCAATGGCATTGAACAATATTCAACAGAGACTTGACGTACTTTATGGAAACAAAGGCCAGTTAACTTATCATCAATCTCAGGGACAATTTTATTGTGTCCTTAAAATTCCTAAGCAGGTGCATCAGCCCTCAAGTTAA
- a CDS encoding putative bifunctional diguanylate cyclase/phosphodiesterase, with protein sequence MEAPKIFGWIERHKATIQRYMIPTLLFLVGMVYLLVYVTGGIKYVYSHSMYIPILLAGLVFGIKGGIAIGLIAGIVLGPFMPMNVVTGEMQETANWLYRAFFFTAIGAISGAVCDLVANYLSHLRWLSRHRRSTRLPNRRALLDTLLDMSQIGEPKDSAVLAVIAIDNTLELKSAFGFGVIEHVTKQLARRLALNGGDDIFHTDSAQVTLILNKGDKENGRFLKKLGVLLQEPVSYNDISVHIEARTGYVAFDAIDKEPEVYLHRAEAALALVQERAQDMTAYSPEIVTKTEENLSILGELQTGIESGQLSLHYQPKIDFKTGKICSAEALLRWNHPVRGMIAPASFIPRAEQSTLIQTVTQFALKEAILQHLEWDKQGIRIPIAVNISTRNLLHPDFTDNVIKLLDEYNIDGDWIELEVTEGALMIDMEHTIDELIRLAGAKFSISIDDFGTGYSSLQYLHRLPASLIKIDQSFVKRLPNDKGAAYIVDAAVMLAKKMDIKTIAEGVESKEVYNYLKRLNCDMAQGHYIAGAMTDKEFSRWYLERNGIYASTA encoded by the coding sequence ATGGAGGCCCCAAAGATATTCGGTTGGATTGAGCGGCACAAAGCGACAATCCAGCGTTATATGATCCCAACCCTGCTATTTCTAGTGGGTATGGTATATCTTCTGGTGTATGTAACCGGAGGGATAAAATATGTCTACTCTCACTCAATGTACATCCCTATACTTCTGGCAGGTCTTGTTTTTGGTATTAAAGGTGGCATAGCAATTGGACTCATTGCCGGTATCGTACTTGGACCATTTATGCCCATGAATGTAGTAACCGGTGAAATGCAGGAAACCGCAAACTGGTTGTACCGAGCTTTCTTTTTTACTGCAATTGGCGCCATAAGTGGAGCGGTCTGTGATCTTGTTGCTAATTATTTGTCGCATCTCAGATGGCTGTCCAGGCATAGACGCTCGACAAGATTGCCAAATAGAAGAGCTTTATTAGACACCTTACTCGACATGAGTCAGATAGGTGAACCTAAGGATTCTGCGGTTTTAGCAGTTATAGCTATCGATAACACTCTGGAATTAAAGTCAGCGTTTGGTTTTGGAGTAATTGAACATGTGACCAAACAGTTGGCAAGAAGGTTAGCGCTAAATGGTGGAGATGACATTTTCCATACAGATTCGGCACAGGTGACCTTGATACTGAACAAAGGAGATAAAGAAAACGGCAGATTCCTAAAGAAGCTGGGCGTTTTGTTACAGGAACCTGTGTCTTATAACGATATTTCTGTTCATATTGAAGCCCGAACGGGATACGTTGCTTTTGATGCAATTGACAAAGAGCCTGAGGTTTATTTGCACCGTGCTGAAGCGGCACTGGCTCTGGTTCAGGAAAGGGCTCAGGATATGACGGCCTATAGTCCGGAAATCGTAACCAAGACAGAAGAAAACCTTTCCATCCTGGGAGAACTTCAAACAGGAATTGAATCCGGTCAATTATCACTGCATTACCAGCCAAAGATTGATTTTAAAACGGGGAAAATATGTAGTGCGGAGGCTCTTCTGCGATGGAACCACCCAGTGAGAGGCATGATTGCTCCCGCGTCATTTATTCCAAGAGCTGAGCAAAGCACTCTTATCCAGACGGTAACACAATTTGCGCTCAAAGAAGCAATATTGCAACATCTGGAGTGGGACAAACAAGGGATAAGAATTCCAATTGCTGTAAATATCTCGACACGTAACCTGCTGCACCCAGACTTCACCGATAATGTCATAAAATTACTTGATGAGTATAACATCGATGGTGACTGGATAGAGTTAGAAGTTACGGAGGGCGCTTTAATGATAGATATGGAGCACACTATTGATGAGTTGATCCGTCTGGCAGGAGCAAAATTCTCAATTTCGATTGATGATTTTGGAACGGGCTATTCTTCCTTGCAGTATCTTCACCGGCTTCCAGCCTCACTAATTAAAATAGATCAGTCATTTGTAAAACGGCTACCGAACGATAAAGGTGCTGCTTATATTGTTGATGCAGCAGTGATGTTAGCTAAGAAAATGGATATTAAAACGATTGCAGAAGGGGTAGAGAGTAAGGAAGTTTACAACTATCTGAAACGTTTGAATTGCGATATGGCACAAGGACACTATATAGCAGGTGCAATGACCGATAAAGAGTTCAGTCGCTGGTATTTAGAGAGGAACGGTATTTATGCATCGACTGCATAA
- a CDS encoding alpha/beta hydrolase: protein MTETTSELLPCVTVNPISQHKATVIWLHGLGADGHDFEPIVPELKLPSELGVKFIFPHAPVMPVTINGGYEMRAWYDIRDADLANREDRDGVRQSAALVEKLIRAEINSGIPSDKIVLAGFSQGGAIALHLATRIQHKLAGVVALSTYLTMPESLASEKSATNIDTPIFMAHGSQDPVVPMQRGQYSAEVLEENGFKVSWQDYPMAHAVCLEEIQALGQFFNQIL from the coding sequence ATGACTGAAACCACTTCGGAATTACTCCCCTGCGTCACCGTAAACCCCATTTCGCAGCACAAAGCAACTGTCATCTGGCTGCACGGACTAGGCGCCGATGGACACGATTTTGAACCGATTGTTCCGGAACTCAAACTGCCGAGCGAACTTGGTGTAAAATTTATTTTCCCACATGCCCCCGTTATGCCAGTCACCATTAATGGTGGTTATGAAATGCGCGCATGGTACGATATACGCGATGCCGATCTGGCGAATCGAGAGGACAGGGATGGAGTTCGTCAGTCAGCAGCTCTTGTCGAGAAGCTGATCCGGGCCGAGATAAACTCTGGAATTCCCAGTGACAAGATCGTTTTAGCCGGCTTTTCTCAGGGTGGAGCCATAGCCCTTCATCTGGCGACGCGCATCCAACATAAACTGGCTGGCGTTGTTGCTTTATCTACTTATCTGACCATGCCTGAATCACTGGCCTCAGAAAAGTCCGCAACAAATATCGATACGCCTATCTTTATGGCCCACGGGTCTCAGGATCCAGTAGTTCCAATGCAGCGTGGCCAGTATAGCGCTGAGGTATTGGAAGAAAACGGATTCAAAGTATCATGGCAAGATTATCCTATGGCCCATGCCGTTTGCCTCGAAGAAATTCAGGCCTTAGGTCAGTTTTTTAATCAAATTTTATAA
- the cyaY gene encoding iron donor protein CyaY — MNESEFNELMDDTIIAIEEALDELDELDMDYETSGGILTITLENGSKIIINRQTPLKQLWLAAKDGGYHLDWNGDSWLTDKNQEPLETLLNRVMSQQSGQTISLSIEL, encoded by the coding sequence CTGAACGAATCAGAATTTAATGAACTAATGGACGATACCATCATCGCCATTGAAGAGGCTCTGGATGAGCTGGACGAGCTCGACATGGACTATGAAACCAGTGGTGGCATCTTAACCATCACTCTGGAAAATGGCTCAAAAATTATCATTAATCGCCAAACCCCTCTGAAACAATTATGGCTGGCCGCAAAAGACGGTGGCTATCATCTGGACTGGAATGGCGATAGCTGGCTAACCGATAAAAATCAGGAGCCACTCGAGACATTGCTAAATCGCGTAATGAGCCAGCAGTCCGGTCAAACTATTTCTCTTAGTATCGAACTATAA
- the lptM gene encoding LPS translocon maturation chaperone LptM, whose translation MRRLRLLGLAGFAVLFLSACGQKGPLHMPDEEPQQQALQLPDEPLCSIEVVA comes from the coding sequence ATGAGACGCTTACGACTGCTTGGATTGGCAGGCTTTGCTGTGTTGTTTTTAAGCGCATGTGGCCAAAAGGGCCCTTTACATATGCCCGATGAAGAGCCACAACAACAGGCTTTACAGCTACCTGATGAGCCTCTTTGCTCGATAGAGGTAGTGGCATGA
- the dapF gene encoding diaminopimelate epimerase, whose protein sequence is MIVPFTKMQGIGNDFVVVDAISQALYLNQGQISQLAHRNFGIGFDQLLLIEAPQHPEADFHFRIFNADGSEAGHCGNGARAVAKYVRQKGLTWKRELRLSTNTATMNTVLEDNGLITINMGKPRLEPEKIPLRFAEASDAYAIEVDGIRHKVGAVSMGNPHCVLTVDNIATAPVQELGPKLSQHSYFPAQANVGFMQIVNPEEIKLRVFERGVGETLACGTGACAAVVVGRLQNLLKEKVKVGLPGGSLWIRWEGKGHQVYMTGPAKVVFEGQIDI, encoded by the coding sequence ATGATTGTTCCGTTCACCAAAATGCAGGGCATTGGGAATGACTTTGTGGTGGTCGACGCAATTTCTCAGGCTCTATATTTGAATCAGGGCCAGATTAGTCAGCTAGCACACCGTAACTTTGGTATCGGATTTGATCAGCTGTTATTGATAGAGGCGCCACAGCATCCGGAGGCTGACTTCCATTTTAGAATATTTAATGCAGATGGTAGTGAAGCAGGACATTGTGGTAACGGAGCCAGGGCCGTTGCTAAATATGTGAGACAAAAGGGGCTTACGTGGAAGCGTGAGTTGCGACTGTCGACCAATACTGCGACCATGAATACGGTACTTGAAGACAATGGGTTGATTACCATTAATATGGGTAAGCCGCGACTGGAACCGGAAAAAATACCTTTACGGTTCGCAGAAGCATCGGATGCGTACGCTATAGAGGTGGATGGTATTCGTCATAAAGTTGGTGCTGTTTCAATGGGTAACCCACACTGTGTATTGACGGTTGATAATATAGCAACTGCACCTGTACAGGAGCTGGGGCCAAAGCTGAGCCAGCACAGTTACTTCCCGGCGCAGGCAAACGTTGGTTTTATGCAGATAGTAAATCCGGAAGAAATAAAACTTAGGGTTTTTGAGCGTGGGGTTGGTGAGACTCTGGCCTGTGGTACAGGTGCCTGTGCAGCAGTGGTAGTGGGGCGCTTACAAAACCTTCTTAAGGAAAAAGTTAAGGTTGGATTGCCGGGCGGTAGCTTATGGATTCGATGGGAAGGAAAAGGCCATCAGGTGTATATGACGGGGCCAGCAAAAGTTGTATTTGAAGGGCAGATAGACATTTAA
- a CDS encoding DUF484 family protein — protein MSKKAEELERMEGKIASYLAKNPEFFERHPELLENLKIDHKIYGSVSLVERQILNLRNRSHDLQERLTDMLDNAQVNSDLLMKCSQLAVGVIRAESRQQVADTVLEELRRHFDIDDCQLWLCDNDEDLQRVNYSDSDTLYKLTDQQFIHKDPVCGRITESISQLFKSDKKLQSYALIPLGDGAEDGLIALGSSNVELFTADMGTLFLRFIGDICEACLAKK, from the coding sequence ATGAGTAAGAAAGCAGAAGAATTAGAAAGAATGGAGGGAAAGATCGCTTCTTATCTAGCGAAAAACCCAGAGTTTTTCGAGCGCCATCCTGAGTTGCTCGAGAACTTAAAAATCGATCATAAAATTTATGGCTCTGTATCACTGGTTGAAAGACAGATATTGAACCTGCGTAATCGCTCGCACGACCTTCAGGAGCGTTTAACTGACATGCTCGACAACGCTCAGGTTAACAGCGATCTACTGATGAAATGTTCGCAGTTAGCCGTTGGTGTGATAAGGGCAGAAAGTCGGCAGCAGGTTGCCGATACAGTGCTGGAAGAATTGCGGCGACATTTTGATATTGATGACTGTCAGTTGTGGCTTTGTGATAATGATGAAGATTTACAAAGAGTCAATTACTCGGACAGTGACACACTTTATAAACTGACAGATCAGCAGTTCATACACAAAGATCCAGTTTGTGGCCGCATCACAGAAAGTATTTCTCAGTTATTCAAATCTGATAAAAAATTACAGTCTTACGCTTTAATTCCACTGGGGGATGGAGCAGAAGATGGTTTGATAGCTTTGGGTAGTTCCAATGTGGAATTATTCACGGCCGATATGGGGACTCTATTCTTGCGCTTCATCGGAGATATTTGTGAAGCCTGCCTGGCTAAGAAATAA
- the xerC gene encoding tyrosine recombinase XerC, with amino-acid sequence MEKVVQQYCDRLLHEKQYSEHTVNNYRRQIDDFLIFLDNQYQQWKQVTSQDIRLWMARHHRQGASAATIGLKLSSLRGFLDYLVAKKVIKTNPATGLRGPKKAKRLPKNIDVDTLNNFIDNLPEDEPIEVRDKAMIELLYSAGIRLSELSSMDINSVSFSDQTLRVLGKGNKIREVPFGQAANKLLKKWLKNRVVFVKDNSEQALFLSSRGQRLGNRAIQQRLNYWGRKQGLTDVLHPHKLRHSCATHVLESSSDLRAVQELLGHASIATTQIYTHLDFQHLAKTYDAAHPRARKKKD; translated from the coding sequence ATGGAAAAAGTCGTCCAACAGTATTGTGACCGACTGCTGCATGAGAAGCAGTATTCCGAGCATACGGTAAATAATTATAGACGACAGATAGATGACTTCCTGATCTTCTTAGATAATCAATATCAACAGTGGAAGCAAGTCACCAGTCAGGATATTCGATTGTGGATGGCGCGACATCATCGGCAGGGTGCTTCAGCTGCGACAATAGGACTAAAGCTTTCATCGCTACGCGGCTTTTTAGATTATCTAGTAGCGAAAAAAGTGATTAAAACCAATCCAGCGACAGGGCTTCGTGGGCCCAAGAAAGCCAAACGGCTGCCGAAAAATATTGATGTTGATACCTTAAATAATTTTATCGACAACTTACCCGAAGATGAACCCATAGAAGTTCGTGATAAGGCGATGATTGAACTGCTGTATTCAGCGGGCATTCGATTGTCAGAGCTTTCTTCAATGGACATAAACTCAGTCAGTTTCAGCGATCAAACCTTAAGAGTTTTGGGTAAAGGTAATAAAATACGAGAAGTGCCATTCGGTCAGGCCGCGAATAAGCTATTAAAAAAGTGGCTAAAAAATCGAGTGGTATTTGTGAAGGATAACTCTGAACAAGCGCTATTTTTAAGTAGTCGCGGGCAGAGGCTGGGCAATCGTGCGATTCAACAACGTTTAAATTATTGGGGCAGAAAGCAGGGGTTAACGGATGTTCTTCACCCTCATAAATTGAGGCATTCCTGCGCGACTCATGTTCTCGAGTCTTCCAGTGACTTGCGGGCTGTGCAAGAATTATTAGGTCATGCCAGTATTGCCACTACTCAGATTTATACGCATCTGGATTTCCAGCACTTAGCCAAAACCTATGATGCTGCACACCCTCGCGCCAGAAAGAAAAAAGACTAG